The sequence AGTGCCAATGGCACATCGCATTGACGTCTGGATTTTGTGAACATCAGCATTCTAGGTGGCGCATTGTCATTCATAAAGTGTTCTTCTCCCAATAATTCAATGAATTTGTTTTTCTTATACCAATAAACAAATGAATTTCCAAATGATAAAATTCATAGACATTAAAATTGCTATAAGAGGTAAATagtaaatttttgaaaatttaattGAATTGTATTTCCGTAATTGGATTATAATTAATTTGTTCCAATTACTTCAGGCAATCCATGGATATGTATGGTAGTTTAGCATCACCAAACATTGGATTTTTGGGAGGGACGCCTTCACTGTCTAAATTTGGAAGTTCCTTCTTATCCTCATCGTTAACAAGGCGACATACACCAGAGGTGCTCTCGAATTTGATTAAGCCTCTGTTGCCTACGCATGGCCAACAAACACCACAGAAACAAAGTTCTCATTCGTTACTTCCTCCTATTCCAAGTGGTAGAAAGTCATCTATACAGAAGATAGATATCCACTCGAGACCTTCATCTAAAGTCTCGCATGAAATACCGCTTCCTCGCCATAGCACTTATGGCCAATCTGTTATGAATGGTAAGTAGTACACTCTTCACTGCTGTATTCTTTTGACACATGCATAAGGTGGCAAGGGATGACTCATTTTGATAATTAGGACTTGATCATTTCTTGCTGAGTAATCTAATAATCATGTAACCACGAAATTAAAGAACCTGGTcaaattaaatcaaatcaaagaaagaaagaaaaacatcaAAAAGGAAATCTCGAACACGTGTGTGTGAGTTGAGTAAGCTCCGTAAACAACCGAGCTTACCCGACTTTTTTTTCAGTATTATCTGTCAGTTCAAGGATCATCTTTGATGCATAAGTATATGCGGCCACAcgaaacctaaaacaaaaaaaaaaagtatcattATGAATGTCAACATTAGGGAACATAACAGTACATCAAGTTGCTGTGTTGAAATGGGCACGGAACTTTGATGCATGTGTCCAACAACATTCAACACATGATCACATGGCCGAGATGTTTCATAAACGCGGAGAACAGTAAGTAACAATCAAAATCCCAATCAGGCTAATTCAATTCTATCCTTCTCTCATTATGTTGTCTCCTGATCCCAATAGCTGTCGTATCAATTGTTAGGTGAGGCTGCCAGAATAGTTTCTACCCCATTGCTCCCAGTTGATCATATGATTGTCCGATTACGATAAAAAGAACTGCATGTATGTATTCCCAGACTTTGTGAGAATTACTGTTAAGGGAAATAAGCTAATGGGAAATCATAGTTAGTCAAAAAAAAACGATTTGGTGTACATCCAACAGAAAAGACCTCGTTCTGTTTTTAGATCTCGGTCCACTTCCTCAGCTTGTTAATTGTTTTCTAGTGTCATCTTATTCCATTTAATGAAGCATGTTCTAAAGATTTTTTATATTAGTGACTAGTGTGAGTTGTGAACTGACCCTTATGCCTGAACAGTCCAAATCGTGCCCCGTCAGATCTGAAACGACACTAGATTTGTCATTTTTCTCACGATAATATCTCTTTTCAAATAAATATAattctttgatgaaaagtgtactGGCATTGATCCACATTTTCACTTTTGTGGTGGTCCAGTAATTATTAATTTTACTGTTAAAGTAAAACTGTAATATATCTTCCATTTTTGCAGGAATTAATGTTCTGTGCGGAGTTGGAATATTGACGACACCGTATGCTGTACAACAAGGTGGATGGTGGGGATTATCTATACTTCTCATCTTCTCTATACTCTCTTTGTACACTGGAATTCTTTTGCGTTACTGCTTGGAAAGTGAACCTGGCCTTGAAACTTATCCCGATATTGGTCAAGCTGCTTTCGGCACTACCGGTCGTTTTATCATTTCTGTAAGTAGTTGTCGTGAAGTTAGTACATATGCTGCAGATGAATGTTGTTACCCTGGCTATTACATTACATTTCCATTGAATATTTTCATGGTCAATGCAGATTATATTATACGCTGAGTTATACGCTTGTTGTGTGGAATACATAATCCTCGAGGGCGATAACTTATCTTCATTATTCCCGAATGCGCATTTGAGTATCAGAGGTCTGGTGTTGAACTCACGTCATCTTTTTGCGGTGATCAGTACACTTGCTGTTCTCCCTACTGTTTGGCTTAAAGATCTCAGTCTTCTAAGTTACATATCAGCTGGAGGAGTAGTTGCTTCAGTTCTGGTAGTAGCTTGCTTGTTTTGGGTTGGAATTGTTGACAATGTTGGAATTCACAGTAAAGGGGTACCTCTTAATCTTGGTTCGCTTCCTGTTGCCATTGGTCTGTATG comes from Papaver somniferum cultivar HN1 chromosome 7, ASM357369v1, whole genome shotgun sequence and encodes:
- the LOC113298649 gene encoding amino acid transporter AVT1C-like; the encoded protein is MKNSVSDQSFYIESEDEDERVSERDGEEEGNDSDSSDNSSEGSQQQNRPSSYTTTWPQSYRQSMDMYGSLASPNIGFLGGTPSLSKFGSSFLSSSLTRRHTPEVLSNLIKPLLPTHGQQTPQKQSSHSLLPPIPSGRKSSIQKIDIHSRPSSKVSHEIPLPRHSTYGQSVMNGINVLCGVGILTTPYAVQQGGWWGLSILLIFSILSLYTGILLRYCLESEPGLETYPDIGQAAFGTTGRFIISIILYAELYACCVEYIILEGDNLSSLFPNAHLSIRGLVLNSRHLFAVISTLAVLPTVWLKDLSLLSYISAGGVVASVLVVACLFWVGIVDNVGIHSKGVPLNLGSLPVAIGLYGYCYSGHAVFPNIYTSMAKPNQYTSVLLTSFTIVTLMYGVVAVMGYSMFGESTLSQFTLNMPQDLVASKIALWTTVVNPFTKYALTMSPVAMCIEELIPSSHMKSPMYSILIRTLLVFSTLFVGLTIPFFGLVMALIGSLLTMLVTLILPCVCFLGILRSKVTWLQGSLCIMIIIVGVVSSTFGTISAISKIIENLS